One Poecilia reticulata strain Guanapo linkage group LG4, Guppy_female_1.0+MT, whole genome shotgun sequence genomic window carries:
- the tcf3b gene encoding transcription factor 3b isoform X3, translating to MSEQQQRMAAVETDKELSDLLDFSAMFAPPVANGKNRTMTLASTHFSGPAIDERSGSGSWGSTEQNSPSFTTQGRSYGEGSHFSEHEGLSSPFISSGIAGKNERPPYTPFVSQPGLFPSDIAMPSPDALSPSGIKSGSQFYPSYPNNPRRRPPEGGLETQPKKIRKPPGLPSSVYASTSGDEFARDNGGYPGAKPGAVYPGTFYMQDPWSSSGYSGMLGNSPHIGQPGSFPAINPQDRMNYSLPGSEVNGFHSAPTTYNHTSTINGEGIMATRGTTASSSGDEIGKALASIYPSDHNSNNFSSAPSTPGSPQAIPGAQSQWQRPTTPNYEGQPHTLQNKMEDRLEEAIHVLRSHAVGQSPALEGAHSDMHSLLSSVHNGGLGGLSPAFPNASLALSNRHPALQGGKHEEPTGLPPSSTLLHGHHATGPTPSVGQPEGFTSLPGGLARSAHSSSSSDIKREDKEDDENSSIADKSEEEKKDSKAARNRTRKEALTLQMLSGLSDQKDDSQDNEDDEDVPPEVKMERERERRVANNARERLRVRDINEAFKELGRMCQLHLSHDKPQTKLLILHQAVNVILNLEQQVRERNLNPKAACLKRREEEKVSGVVGEAPMQLPGGHPSMGGDGHNPVGHM from the exons ATGTTTGCGCCGCCAGTAGCCAATGGGAAGAACAGGACAATGACACTAGCCAGCACTCATTTCTCTGGGCCAG cAATAGATGAGCGCAGTGGCTCTGGATCCTGGGGCtccacagaacagaacagtCCCTCATTCACCACCCAAGGACGG AGCTATGGAGAGGGATCCCATTTCAGTGAACATGAAGGCTTGTCCTCCCCATTTATTAGTTCAGGGATTGCAG gtAAAAACGAGAGGCCACCATACACTCCCTTCGTAAGCCAG CCTGGTTTATTTCCAAGTGACATAGCAATGCCCAGTCCAGATGCTTTGTCTCCCTCTGGCATAAAGTCAGGCTCTCAGTTTTATCCATCATATCCCAACAACCCCCGGAGAAGGCCGCCTGAAGGAGGCTTag AGACCCAGCCAAAGAAGATTCGGAAACCCCCTGGCCTGCCGTCCTCG GTCTATGCTTCTACATCCGGAGATGAGTTTGCCAGGGACAACGGAGGGTATCCTGGTGCCAAACCTGGCGCCGTCTATCCCGGCACTTTCTACATGCAAG ACCCCTGGTCATCTTCTGGCTATTCTGGGATGTTGGGTAACTCTCCTCACATTGGTCAGCCAGGCTCTTTCCCAGCTATCAACCCACAGGACAGAATG AACTATTCTCTGCCTGGCAGTGAAGTCAACGGCTTCCACTCTGCCCCCACCACCTACAACCACACATCCACCATTAATGGAGAGGGCATCATGG ccaCCCGAGGCACAACAGCAAGCAGTTCAGGAGATGAGATTGGGAAAGCTCTTGCTTCT ATTTACCCATCGGACCACAACAGTAATAATTTCTCTTCGGCTCCTTCCACTCCTGGATCTCCCCAGGCCATCCCAG GAGCTCAGTCTCAGTGGCAAAGACCAACCACACCCAACTATGAAGGGCAACCACACACACTG CAGAATAAAATGGAGGACCGCTTGGAAGAGGCCATCCACGTGCTGCGTAGTCATGCTGTGGGCCAGAGCCCAGCGTTAGAAGGCGCTCACTCTGACATGCACAGCCTGCTGTCCTCAGTGCACAACGGGGGCCTTGGAGGCCTCTCCCCAGCTTTCCCCAATGCCAGCCTTGCTCTCAGCAACAGACATCCTGCTTTG CAGGGAGGGAAGCATGAGGAGCCCACAGGACTTCCTCCCAGCAGCACTCTCCTGCATGGCCATCACGCCACTGGACCCACGCCATCCGTTGGCCAACCAGAAGGCTTCACTA GTCTCCCTGGAGGTTTGGCCCGGTCAGCTCACTCTTCCAGCAGCTCAGACATCAAAAGAGAAGACAAAGAGGATGATGAAAACTCATCTATTGCAGACAAGTCggaggaggaaaagaaggaCTCCAAGGCAGCACGTAATCGAACAAG AAAGGAGGCGTTGACCCTCCAGATGCTCTCTGGCCTATCAGACCAGAAAGATGA CAGTCAGGACAACGAGGACGACGAGGACGTTCCCCCTGAGGTGAAGATGGAGCGGGAGAGGGAACGGCGAGTGGCCAACAACGCTCGGGAGCGTCTCAGAGTGCGGGACATCAACGAGGCTTTCAAGGAGCTCGGGAGGATGTGCCAGCTGCACCTCAGCCACGACAAACCTCAGACCAAACTCCTCATCCTCCATCAAGCGGTCAACGTCATCCTCAATTTAGAACAACAAGTCAGAG AGCGCAACCTTAATCCCAAGGCGGCGTGTTTAAAAAGGCGCGAGGAGGAGAAGGTTTCCGGGGTGGTGGGGGAGGCACCCATGCAGCTCCCAGGAGGCCACCCAAGCATGGGAGGAGATGGACACAATCCAGTTGGCCACATGTAA
- the tcf3b gene encoding transcription factor 3b isoform X6, with protein sequence MFAPPVANGKNRTMTLASTHFSGPAIDERSGSGSWGSTEQNSPSFTTQGRSYGEGSHFSEHEGLSSPFISSGIAGKNERPPYTPFVSQPGLFPSDIAMPSPDALSPSGIKSGSQFYPSYPNNPRRRPPEGGLETQPKKIRKPPGLPSSVYASTSGDEFARDNGGYPGAKPGAVYPGTFYMQEDPWSSSGYSGMLGNSPHIGQPGSFPAINPQDRMNYSLPGSEVNGFHSAPTTYNHTSTINGEGIMATRGTTASSSGDEIGKALASIYPSDHNSNNFSSAPSTPGSPQAIPGAQSQWQRPTTPNYEGQPHTLQNKMEDRLEEAIHVLRSHAVGQSPALEGAHSDMHSLLSSVHNGGLGGLSPAFPNASLALSNRHPALQGGKHEEPTGLPPSSTLLHGHHATGPTPSVGQPEGFTSLPGGLARSAHSSSSSDIKREDKEDDENSSIADKSEEEKKDSKAARNRTRKEALTLQMLSGLSDQKDDSQDNEDDEDVPPEVKMERERERRVANNARERLRVRDINEAFKELGRMCQLHLSHDKPQTKLLILHQAVNVILNLEQQVRERNLNPKAACLKRREEEKVSGVVGEAPMQLPGGHPSMGGDGHNPVGHM encoded by the exons ATGTTTGCGCCGCCAGTAGCCAATGGGAAGAACAGGACAATGACACTAGCCAGCACTCATTTCTCTGGGCCAG cAATAGATGAGCGCAGTGGCTCTGGATCCTGGGGCtccacagaacagaacagtCCCTCATTCACCACCCAAGGACGG AGCTATGGAGAGGGATCCCATTTCAGTGAACATGAAGGCTTGTCCTCCCCATTTATTAGTTCAGGGATTGCAG gtAAAAACGAGAGGCCACCATACACTCCCTTCGTAAGCCAG CCTGGTTTATTTCCAAGTGACATAGCAATGCCCAGTCCAGATGCTTTGTCTCCCTCTGGCATAAAGTCAGGCTCTCAGTTTTATCCATCATATCCCAACAACCCCCGGAGAAGGCCGCCTGAAGGAGGCTTag AGACCCAGCCAAAGAAGATTCGGAAACCCCCTGGCCTGCCGTCCTCG GTCTATGCTTCTACATCCGGAGATGAGTTTGCCAGGGACAACGGAGGGTATCCTGGTGCCAAACCTGGCGCCGTCTATCCCGGCACTTTCTACATGCAAG AAGACCCCTGGTCATCTTCTGGCTATTCTGGGATGTTGGGTAACTCTCCTCACATTGGTCAGCCAGGCTCTTTCCCAGCTATCAACCCACAGGACAGAATG AACTATTCTCTGCCTGGCAGTGAAGTCAACGGCTTCCACTCTGCCCCCACCACCTACAACCACACATCCACCATTAATGGAGAGGGCATCATGG ccaCCCGAGGCACAACAGCAAGCAGTTCAGGAGATGAGATTGGGAAAGCTCTTGCTTCT ATTTACCCATCGGACCACAACAGTAATAATTTCTCTTCGGCTCCTTCCACTCCTGGATCTCCCCAGGCCATCCCAG GAGCTCAGTCTCAGTGGCAAAGACCAACCACACCCAACTATGAAGGGCAACCACACACACTG CAGAATAAAATGGAGGACCGCTTGGAAGAGGCCATCCACGTGCTGCGTAGTCATGCTGTGGGCCAGAGCCCAGCGTTAGAAGGCGCTCACTCTGACATGCACAGCCTGCTGTCCTCAGTGCACAACGGGGGCCTTGGAGGCCTCTCCCCAGCTTTCCCCAATGCCAGCCTTGCTCTCAGCAACAGACATCCTGCTTTG CAGGGAGGGAAGCATGAGGAGCCCACAGGACTTCCTCCCAGCAGCACTCTCCTGCATGGCCATCACGCCACTGGACCCACGCCATCCGTTGGCCAACCAGAAGGCTTCACTA GTCTCCCTGGAGGTTTGGCCCGGTCAGCTCACTCTTCCAGCAGCTCAGACATCAAAAGAGAAGACAAAGAGGATGATGAAAACTCATCTATTGCAGACAAGTCggaggaggaaaagaaggaCTCCAAGGCAGCACGTAATCGAACAAG AAAGGAGGCGTTGACCCTCCAGATGCTCTCTGGCCTATCAGACCAGAAAGATGA CAGTCAGGACAACGAGGACGACGAGGACGTTCCCCCTGAGGTGAAGATGGAGCGGGAGAGGGAACGGCGAGTGGCCAACAACGCTCGGGAGCGTCTCAGAGTGCGGGACATCAACGAGGCTTTCAAGGAGCTCGGGAGGATGTGCCAGCTGCACCTCAGCCACGACAAACCTCAGACCAAACTCCTCATCCTCCATCAAGCGGTCAACGTCATCCTCAATTTAGAACAACAAGTCAGAG AGCGCAACCTTAATCCCAAGGCGGCGTGTTTAAAAAGGCGCGAGGAGGAGAAGGTTTCCGGGGTGGTGGGGGAGGCACCCATGCAGCTCCCAGGAGGCCACCCAAGCATGGGAGGAGATGGACACAATCCAGTTGGCCACATGTAA
- the tcf3b gene encoding transcription factor 3b isoform X4: MSEQQQRMAAVETDKELSDLLDFSAMFAPPVANGKNRTMTLASTHFSGPAIDERSGSGSWGSTEQNSPSFTTQGRSYGEGSHFSEHEGLSSPFISSGIAGKNERPPYTPFVSQPGLFPSDIAMPSPDALSPSGIKSGSQFYPSYPNNPRRRPPEGGLETQPKKIRKPPGLPSSVYASTSGDEFARDNGGYPGAKPGAVYPGTFYMQEDPWSSSGYSGMLGNSPHIGQPGSFPAINPQDRMNYSLPGSEVNGFHSAPTTYNHTSTINGEGIMATRGTTASSSGDEIGKALASIYPSDHNSNNFSSAPSTPGSPQAIPGAQSQWQRPTTPNYEGQPHTLNKMEDRLEEAIHVLRSHAVGQSPALEGAHSDMHSLLSSVHNGGLGGLSPAFPNASLALSNRHPALQGGKHEEPTGLPPSSTLLHGHHATGPTPSVGQPEGFTSLPGGLARSAHSSSSSDIKREDKEDDENSSIADKSEEEKKDSKAARNRTRKEALTLQMLSGLSDQKDDSQDNEDDEDVPPEVKMERERERRVANNARERLRVRDINEAFKELGRMCQLHLSHDKPQTKLLILHQAVNVILNLEQQVRERNLNPKAACLKRREEEKVSGVVGEAPMQLPGGHPSMGGDGHNPVGHM; encoded by the exons ATGTTTGCGCCGCCAGTAGCCAATGGGAAGAACAGGACAATGACACTAGCCAGCACTCATTTCTCTGGGCCAG cAATAGATGAGCGCAGTGGCTCTGGATCCTGGGGCtccacagaacagaacagtCCCTCATTCACCACCCAAGGACGG AGCTATGGAGAGGGATCCCATTTCAGTGAACATGAAGGCTTGTCCTCCCCATTTATTAGTTCAGGGATTGCAG gtAAAAACGAGAGGCCACCATACACTCCCTTCGTAAGCCAG CCTGGTTTATTTCCAAGTGACATAGCAATGCCCAGTCCAGATGCTTTGTCTCCCTCTGGCATAAAGTCAGGCTCTCAGTTTTATCCATCATATCCCAACAACCCCCGGAGAAGGCCGCCTGAAGGAGGCTTag AGACCCAGCCAAAGAAGATTCGGAAACCCCCTGGCCTGCCGTCCTCG GTCTATGCTTCTACATCCGGAGATGAGTTTGCCAGGGACAACGGAGGGTATCCTGGTGCCAAACCTGGCGCCGTCTATCCCGGCACTTTCTACATGCAAG AAGACCCCTGGTCATCTTCTGGCTATTCTGGGATGTTGGGTAACTCTCCTCACATTGGTCAGCCAGGCTCTTTCCCAGCTATCAACCCACAGGACAGAATG AACTATTCTCTGCCTGGCAGTGAAGTCAACGGCTTCCACTCTGCCCCCACCACCTACAACCACACATCCACCATTAATGGAGAGGGCATCATGG ccaCCCGAGGCACAACAGCAAGCAGTTCAGGAGATGAGATTGGGAAAGCTCTTGCTTCT ATTTACCCATCGGACCACAACAGTAATAATTTCTCTTCGGCTCCTTCCACTCCTGGATCTCCCCAGGCCATCCCAG GAGCTCAGTCTCAGTGGCAAAGACCAACCACACCCAACTATGAAGGGCAACCACACACACTG AATAAAATGGAGGACCGCTTGGAAGAGGCCATCCACGTGCTGCGTAGTCATGCTGTGGGCCAGAGCCCAGCGTTAGAAGGCGCTCACTCTGACATGCACAGCCTGCTGTCCTCAGTGCACAACGGGGGCCTTGGAGGCCTCTCCCCAGCTTTCCCCAATGCCAGCCTTGCTCTCAGCAACAGACATCCTGCTTTG CAGGGAGGGAAGCATGAGGAGCCCACAGGACTTCCTCCCAGCAGCACTCTCCTGCATGGCCATCACGCCACTGGACCCACGCCATCCGTTGGCCAACCAGAAGGCTTCACTA GTCTCCCTGGAGGTTTGGCCCGGTCAGCTCACTCTTCCAGCAGCTCAGACATCAAAAGAGAAGACAAAGAGGATGATGAAAACTCATCTATTGCAGACAAGTCggaggaggaaaagaaggaCTCCAAGGCAGCACGTAATCGAACAAG AAAGGAGGCGTTGACCCTCCAGATGCTCTCTGGCCTATCAGACCAGAAAGATGA CAGTCAGGACAACGAGGACGACGAGGACGTTCCCCCTGAGGTGAAGATGGAGCGGGAGAGGGAACGGCGAGTGGCCAACAACGCTCGGGAGCGTCTCAGAGTGCGGGACATCAACGAGGCTTTCAAGGAGCTCGGGAGGATGTGCCAGCTGCACCTCAGCCACGACAAACCTCAGACCAAACTCCTCATCCTCCATCAAGCGGTCAACGTCATCCTCAATTTAGAACAACAAGTCAGAG AGCGCAACCTTAATCCCAAGGCGGCGTGTTTAAAAAGGCGCGAGGAGGAGAAGGTTTCCGGGGTGGTGGGGGAGGCACCCATGCAGCTCCCAGGAGGCCACCCAAGCATGGGAGGAGATGGACACAATCCAGTTGGCCACATGTAA
- the tcf3b gene encoding transcription factor 3b isoform X1 — MSEQQQRMAAVETDKELSDLLDFSAMFAPPVANGKNRTMTLASTHFSGPAIDERSGSGSWGSTEQNSPSFTTQGRSYGEGSHFSEHEGLSSPFISSGIAGKNERPPYTPFVSQPGLFPSDIAMPSPDALSPSGIKSGSQFYPSYPNNPRRRPPEGGLETQPKKIRKPPGLPSSVYASTSGDEFARDNGGYPGAKPGAVYPGTFYMQEDPWSSSGYSGMLGNSPHIGQPGSFPAINPQDRMNYSLPGSEVNGFHSAPTTYNHTSTINGEGIMATRGTTASSSGDEIGKALASIYPSDHNSNNFSSAPSTPGSPQAIPGAQSQWQRPTTPNYEGQPHTLQNKMEDRLEEAIHVLRSHAVGQSPALEGAHSDMHSLLSSVHNGGLGGLSPAFPNASLALSNRHPALQGGKHEEPTGLPPSSTLLHGHHATGPTPSVGQPEGFTSLPGGLARSAHSSSSSDIKREDKEDDENSSIADKSEEEKKDSKAARNRTRKEALTLQMLSGLSDQKDDSQDNEDDEDVPPEVKMERERERRVANNARERLRVRDINEAFKELGRMCQLHLSHDKPQTKLLILHQAVNVILNLEQQVRERNLNPKAACLKRREEEKVSGVVGEAPMQLPGGHPSMGGDGHNPVGHM, encoded by the exons ATGTTTGCGCCGCCAGTAGCCAATGGGAAGAACAGGACAATGACACTAGCCAGCACTCATTTCTCTGGGCCAG cAATAGATGAGCGCAGTGGCTCTGGATCCTGGGGCtccacagaacagaacagtCCCTCATTCACCACCCAAGGACGG AGCTATGGAGAGGGATCCCATTTCAGTGAACATGAAGGCTTGTCCTCCCCATTTATTAGTTCAGGGATTGCAG gtAAAAACGAGAGGCCACCATACACTCCCTTCGTAAGCCAG CCTGGTTTATTTCCAAGTGACATAGCAATGCCCAGTCCAGATGCTTTGTCTCCCTCTGGCATAAAGTCAGGCTCTCAGTTTTATCCATCATATCCCAACAACCCCCGGAGAAGGCCGCCTGAAGGAGGCTTag AGACCCAGCCAAAGAAGATTCGGAAACCCCCTGGCCTGCCGTCCTCG GTCTATGCTTCTACATCCGGAGATGAGTTTGCCAGGGACAACGGAGGGTATCCTGGTGCCAAACCTGGCGCCGTCTATCCCGGCACTTTCTACATGCAAG AAGACCCCTGGTCATCTTCTGGCTATTCTGGGATGTTGGGTAACTCTCCTCACATTGGTCAGCCAGGCTCTTTCCCAGCTATCAACCCACAGGACAGAATG AACTATTCTCTGCCTGGCAGTGAAGTCAACGGCTTCCACTCTGCCCCCACCACCTACAACCACACATCCACCATTAATGGAGAGGGCATCATGG ccaCCCGAGGCACAACAGCAAGCAGTTCAGGAGATGAGATTGGGAAAGCTCTTGCTTCT ATTTACCCATCGGACCACAACAGTAATAATTTCTCTTCGGCTCCTTCCACTCCTGGATCTCCCCAGGCCATCCCAG GAGCTCAGTCTCAGTGGCAAAGACCAACCACACCCAACTATGAAGGGCAACCACACACACTG CAGAATAAAATGGAGGACCGCTTGGAAGAGGCCATCCACGTGCTGCGTAGTCATGCTGTGGGCCAGAGCCCAGCGTTAGAAGGCGCTCACTCTGACATGCACAGCCTGCTGTCCTCAGTGCACAACGGGGGCCTTGGAGGCCTCTCCCCAGCTTTCCCCAATGCCAGCCTTGCTCTCAGCAACAGACATCCTGCTTTG CAGGGAGGGAAGCATGAGGAGCCCACAGGACTTCCTCCCAGCAGCACTCTCCTGCATGGCCATCACGCCACTGGACCCACGCCATCCGTTGGCCAACCAGAAGGCTTCACTA GTCTCCCTGGAGGTTTGGCCCGGTCAGCTCACTCTTCCAGCAGCTCAGACATCAAAAGAGAAGACAAAGAGGATGATGAAAACTCATCTATTGCAGACAAGTCggaggaggaaaagaaggaCTCCAAGGCAGCACGTAATCGAACAAG AAAGGAGGCGTTGACCCTCCAGATGCTCTCTGGCCTATCAGACCAGAAAGATGA CAGTCAGGACAACGAGGACGACGAGGACGTTCCCCCTGAGGTGAAGATGGAGCGGGAGAGGGAACGGCGAGTGGCCAACAACGCTCGGGAGCGTCTCAGAGTGCGGGACATCAACGAGGCTTTCAAGGAGCTCGGGAGGATGTGCCAGCTGCACCTCAGCCACGACAAACCTCAGACCAAACTCCTCATCCTCCATCAAGCGGTCAACGTCATCCTCAATTTAGAACAACAAGTCAGAG AGCGCAACCTTAATCCCAAGGCGGCGTGTTTAAAAAGGCGCGAGGAGGAGAAGGTTTCCGGGGTGGTGGGGGAGGCACCCATGCAGCTCCCAGGAGGCCACCCAAGCATGGGAGGAGATGGACACAATCCAGTTGGCCACATGTAA
- the tcf3b gene encoding transcription factor 3b isoform X2 produces the protein MSEQQQRMAAVETDKELSDLLDFSAMFAPPVANGKNRTMTLASTHFSGPAIDERSGSGSWGSTEQNSPSFTTQGRSYGEGSHFSEHEGLSSPFISSGIAGKNERPPYTPFVSQPGLFPSDIAMPSPDALSPSGIKSGSQFYPSYPNNPRRRPPEGGLETQPKKIRKPPGLPSSVYASTSGDEFARDNGGYPGAKPGAVYPGTFYMQEDPWSSSGYSGMLGNSPHIGQPGSFPAINPQDRMNYSLPGSEVNGFHSAPTTYNHTSTINGEGIMATRGTTASSSGDEIGKALASIYPSDHNSNNFSSAPSTPGSPQAIPGAQSQWQRPTTPNYEGQPHTLQNKMEDRLEEAIHVLRSHAVGQSPALEGAHSDMHSLLSSVHNGGLGGLSPAFPNASLALSNRHPALGGKHEEPTGLPPSSTLLHGHHATGPTPSVGQPEGFTSLPGGLARSAHSSSSSDIKREDKEDDENSSIADKSEEEKKDSKAARNRTRKEALTLQMLSGLSDQKDDSQDNEDDEDVPPEVKMERERERRVANNARERLRVRDINEAFKELGRMCQLHLSHDKPQTKLLILHQAVNVILNLEQQVRERNLNPKAACLKRREEEKVSGVVGEAPMQLPGGHPSMGGDGHNPVGHM, from the exons ATGTTTGCGCCGCCAGTAGCCAATGGGAAGAACAGGACAATGACACTAGCCAGCACTCATTTCTCTGGGCCAG cAATAGATGAGCGCAGTGGCTCTGGATCCTGGGGCtccacagaacagaacagtCCCTCATTCACCACCCAAGGACGG AGCTATGGAGAGGGATCCCATTTCAGTGAACATGAAGGCTTGTCCTCCCCATTTATTAGTTCAGGGATTGCAG gtAAAAACGAGAGGCCACCATACACTCCCTTCGTAAGCCAG CCTGGTTTATTTCCAAGTGACATAGCAATGCCCAGTCCAGATGCTTTGTCTCCCTCTGGCATAAAGTCAGGCTCTCAGTTTTATCCATCATATCCCAACAACCCCCGGAGAAGGCCGCCTGAAGGAGGCTTag AGACCCAGCCAAAGAAGATTCGGAAACCCCCTGGCCTGCCGTCCTCG GTCTATGCTTCTACATCCGGAGATGAGTTTGCCAGGGACAACGGAGGGTATCCTGGTGCCAAACCTGGCGCCGTCTATCCCGGCACTTTCTACATGCAAG AAGACCCCTGGTCATCTTCTGGCTATTCTGGGATGTTGGGTAACTCTCCTCACATTGGTCAGCCAGGCTCTTTCCCAGCTATCAACCCACAGGACAGAATG AACTATTCTCTGCCTGGCAGTGAAGTCAACGGCTTCCACTCTGCCCCCACCACCTACAACCACACATCCACCATTAATGGAGAGGGCATCATGG ccaCCCGAGGCACAACAGCAAGCAGTTCAGGAGATGAGATTGGGAAAGCTCTTGCTTCT ATTTACCCATCGGACCACAACAGTAATAATTTCTCTTCGGCTCCTTCCACTCCTGGATCTCCCCAGGCCATCCCAG GAGCTCAGTCTCAGTGGCAAAGACCAACCACACCCAACTATGAAGGGCAACCACACACACTG CAGAATAAAATGGAGGACCGCTTGGAAGAGGCCATCCACGTGCTGCGTAGTCATGCTGTGGGCCAGAGCCCAGCGTTAGAAGGCGCTCACTCTGACATGCACAGCCTGCTGTCCTCAGTGCACAACGGGGGCCTTGGAGGCCTCTCCCCAGCTTTCCCCAATGCCAGCCTTGCTCTCAGCAACAGACATCCTGCTTTG GGAGGGAAGCATGAGGAGCCCACAGGACTTCCTCCCAGCAGCACTCTCCTGCATGGCCATCACGCCACTGGACCCACGCCATCCGTTGGCCAACCAGAAGGCTTCACTA GTCTCCCTGGAGGTTTGGCCCGGTCAGCTCACTCTTCCAGCAGCTCAGACATCAAAAGAGAAGACAAAGAGGATGATGAAAACTCATCTATTGCAGACAAGTCggaggaggaaaagaaggaCTCCAAGGCAGCACGTAATCGAACAAG AAAGGAGGCGTTGACCCTCCAGATGCTCTCTGGCCTATCAGACCAGAAAGATGA CAGTCAGGACAACGAGGACGACGAGGACGTTCCCCCTGAGGTGAAGATGGAGCGGGAGAGGGAACGGCGAGTGGCCAACAACGCTCGGGAGCGTCTCAGAGTGCGGGACATCAACGAGGCTTTCAAGGAGCTCGGGAGGATGTGCCAGCTGCACCTCAGCCACGACAAACCTCAGACCAAACTCCTCATCCTCCATCAAGCGGTCAACGTCATCCTCAATTTAGAACAACAAGTCAGAG AGCGCAACCTTAATCCCAAGGCGGCGTGTTTAAAAAGGCGCGAGGAGGAGAAGGTTTCCGGGGTGGTGGGGGAGGCACCCATGCAGCTCCCAGGAGGCCACCCAAGCATGGGAGGAGATGGACACAATCCAGTTGGCCACATGTAA